From the genome of Geothrix sp. 21YS21S-4, one region includes:
- a CDS encoding NADH:flavin oxidoreductase/NADH oxidase — translation MPRLFQPLTLRGLTLPNRIAVSPMCQYQSVDGLPNDWHLVHLGGLAQGGAGLVLTEATAVSPEGRISPDDLGIWNDAQGEGLARIARFIASQGAAPGIQLAHAGRKASNPAPWKGSGSLPESAGGWVPVGPSPMAFDANWTVPTALDAAGIQAVIQSFAEAARRALAAGFVVAELHAAHGYLLHQFLSPLSNRREDAYGGSFENRTRLLREVASAVRAVWPEHLPLFARISATDWAEGGWNLDQSVELARVLKALGVDLVDCSTGGLVPRTEIPLGPGYQVPFAARIRAEAGIATGAVGLITGPEQAEQILAQESADLVLLGRELLRDPRWPMHAAQTLGTDASWPASYQRAVKGKVPMRTPFTAP, via the coding sequence ATGCCGAGGTTGTTCCAACCCCTGACCCTGCGCGGCCTCACGCTTCCCAACCGGATCGCCGTCTCCCCGATGTGCCAGTACCAGTCGGTGGACGGCCTGCCGAACGACTGGCACCTCGTCCATCTCGGCGGCTTGGCCCAGGGCGGAGCGGGATTGGTGCTCACCGAAGCCACAGCGGTATCGCCCGAAGGCCGCATCAGCCCCGACGATCTCGGAATCTGGAACGACGCCCAGGGCGAGGGTCTCGCGCGCATCGCCCGGTTCATCGCCTCCCAGGGCGCGGCGCCGGGCATCCAGCTGGCCCACGCGGGCCGGAAGGCCTCCAATCCCGCGCCGTGGAAGGGCAGCGGCAGCCTCCCGGAGAGCGCCGGCGGCTGGGTTCCCGTGGGCCCGAGCCCCATGGCCTTCGATGCGAACTGGACCGTCCCCACCGCGCTCGATGCCGCGGGCATCCAGGCGGTGATCCAGTCCTTCGCGGAGGCCGCCCGCCGGGCGCTCGCCGCGGGGTTCGTGGTGGCGGAACTGCACGCCGCCCACGGCTACCTGCTCCACCAGTTCCTGTCGCCCCTGTCCAACCGACGCGAGGACGCCTACGGCGGCAGCTTCGAGAACCGCACCCGCCTGCTCCGCGAGGTCGCCTCCGCCGTGCGGGCCGTGTGGCCCGAGCACCTTCCGCTGTTCGCGCGGATCTCCGCCACGGATTGGGCCGAGGGCGGATGGAACCTCGACCAATCGGTGGAACTGGCCAGGGTTCTCAAGGCGCTGGGCGTGGATCTGGTGGATTGCTCCACGGGCGGGTTGGTTCCCCGGACGGAAATCCCGCTGGGCCCCGGCTACCAGGTGCCCTTCGCGGCCCGGATCCGCGCCGAGGCGGGGATCGCCACGGGCGCGGTGGGCCTCATCACCGGCCCCGAACAGGCGGAGCAGATCCTCGCCCAGGAATCCGCCGATCTGGTCCTCCTCGGCCGCGAGCTGCTGCGCGATCCGCGCTGGCCGATGCACGCCGCCCAGACTCTGGGAACAGACGCCTCCTGGCCCGCGTCCTACCAGCGCGCCGTGAAGGGCAAGGTTCCCATGCGCACTCCCTTCACAGCGCCCTGA
- a CDS encoding cyclic 2,3-diphosphoglycerate synthase, translating into MSARRIVILGAAGRDFHNFNTVYRDNPAYQVVAFTATQIPGIEGRRYPAVLAGKLYPNGIPIVDESELVDLIHREKLDAAVFSYSDVTHATVMHLASLCIAHGCDFELLGADKTMIASSKPVIGITAVRTGAGKSQTTRFISNILKKLGKKVVAIRHPMPYGDLAKQACQRFADYSDLDKHECTIEEREEYEPHIDNGFVVYAGVDYEQIIRSAEKEADVILWDGGNNDLPFYKSDLHICIADPLRSGHEMAYHPGEANFRRADIILINKCDSAKEEDIQAIERNAAAVNAKARVLRATSPVTCDRPEIVKDRRALVIEDGPTLTHGSMTYGAGVVAARAVGAKEIVDPSPYAVASLAATYRKYPNAKGILPAMGYGDQQVRDLQATIEATPCDVVLSGTPIDLTRVLQVSKPMTRVRYDLAEVREGALEAEVRRTLKM; encoded by the coding sequence ATGTCGGCACGACGCATCGTGATCCTGGGAGCCGCGGGACGCGACTTCCACAATTTCAACACCGTGTACCGGGACAACCCCGCGTACCAGGTGGTGGCCTTCACCGCCACCCAGATCCCGGGGATCGAGGGCCGCCGCTACCCGGCCGTTCTCGCCGGGAAGCTCTATCCCAATGGGATCCCCATCGTGGACGAGTCCGAACTGGTGGACCTGATCCACCGCGAAAAGCTGGACGCGGCCGTGTTCTCCTACTCGGACGTCACCCACGCCACCGTGATGCACCTGGCGAGCCTGTGCATCGCCCACGGCTGCGACTTCGAGCTGCTGGGCGCGGACAAGACGATGATCGCCTCGTCCAAGCCCGTCATCGGGATCACCGCCGTCCGCACGGGCGCCGGGAAGAGCCAGACCACGCGCTTCATCAGCAACATCCTGAAGAAGCTCGGCAAGAAGGTCGTCGCCATCCGCCATCCCATGCCCTACGGCGACCTCGCCAAGCAGGCCTGCCAGCGCTTCGCCGACTACAGCGACCTGGACAAGCACGAATGCACCATCGAGGAGCGCGAGGAGTACGAGCCGCACATCGACAACGGGTTCGTGGTCTACGCCGGCGTGGACTACGAGCAGATCATCCGCAGCGCCGAGAAGGAAGCGGACGTGATCCTGTGGGACGGCGGGAACAACGACCTGCCCTTCTACAAGAGCGACCTGCACATCTGCATCGCCGACCCGCTCCGCTCGGGCCACGAGATGGCCTACCACCCCGGCGAGGCCAATTTCCGACGCGCCGACATCATCCTCATCAACAAGTGCGACAGCGCCAAGGAAGAGGACATCCAGGCCATCGAGCGCAACGCCGCCGCCGTGAACGCCAAAGCCCGGGTCCTCCGCGCCACCAGCCCCGTCACCTGCGACCGGCCGGAGATCGTCAAGGACCGCCGCGCCCTCGTGATCGAGGACGGGCCCACCCTCACGCACGGGTCCATGACCTACGGCGCGGGCGTGGTCGCCGCCCGGGCCGTGGGCGCCAAGGAGATCGTGGATCCCTCCCCCTACGCCGTCGCCAGCCTCGCCGCCACTTACCGCAAGTATCCCAACGCCAAGGGCATCCTCCCGGCCATGGGCTACGGCGACCAGCAGGTGAGGGACCTCCAGGCCACCATCGAAGCCACGCCCTGCGACGTGGTTCTCAGCGGGACGCCCATCGACCTCACCCGCGTCCTCCAGGTCAGCAAGCCCATGACCCGCGTCCGCTACGACCTCGCCGAAGTGCGCGAAGGCGCGCTGGAAGCGGAAGTCCGCCGGACCCTGAAGATGTAG
- a CDS encoding DUF748 domain-containing protein: protein MPIPAPLSAFLRRWNRWILVSTGILVLWALVGFLLVPALARPRIEREATAALKRPVTVAKLRFNPFTFGVTLEGFRAAERNGEDWITLRRLYVDLDVWRLLGRTVSLGAVEVEGLTFRADLDPKGRLNFQDLLEGGPEPEAPAAAPSSWVLQVRRFRMEEGRMAFSDRSAAEPFRTVLGPVTFRLENLRTEVGHRSGVSLEAWTEAKEHLAWKGDLGFQPFASAGNILVENLSLPKYRPYQEGQVAAEIRSGLATVRTQYRVEWGGGRRVVELAELGLTVRDLKVAERGAAEPAVEVPLLEIREGRADLMAPSVEVGSITAAQGILRIQAAKDGSLNLARLAAAPKPKAAPEKEAKPLKLLVRDLALAGFRVGWEDRGPARPVKVEATDLNLRWRGLSLDPAASSDASLDLKLGSGTLKAEGSLAPLRATGDLRVKAEGLDLAPFDSYLDPALDLRLASGSLAADGRVRFAFEGRRSDGVIYQGGALVQGLDVRDAQRGETFLRWKRLNVAGADLRTAPLAVAIRSVEWTAPEGRLVMEADGSTNVARALRLAPEGKPAALPAAVVPPTPAAAPDVAIAKLAITGGRLSFIDRSVRPAAALSIRDLEGSYLGLSGRPDAVSQVAFKGRAGGLAPITITGKAMPLRHDLDTDVALRIQGADLTDFTPYTGKYLGYTVQKGKLDVEARLRIDHRNLKAENAVKLDQFYLGEKVDSPDATGLPVRLGLAILRDRKGLIAFDLPVEGSLDDPDVKYGRLVWKAIFNLLGKIATSPFTLIGSLFGSDAGDLSALAFAPGSSALDAAATAKLQALARALQERPELRLEAEGAVDEAADGGALRRAALEALLRRTRNGALGQAEKEPIPPAERERWIRAAYQAAFPATKGVPAPPLPPAPEMEQRLLEGLNPGPDELALLADVRAKRAIGWLLDTAQADPARIFQVRTGQAKGAAVAFSLK from the coding sequence ATGCCCATTCCAGCTCCGCTCTCGGCCTTCCTCCGGCGATGGAACCGCTGGATCCTTGTCTCGACGGGGATCCTGGTTCTGTGGGCCCTCGTCGGGTTCCTGCTGGTACCCGCCCTGGCGCGCCCCCGCATCGAGCGCGAGGCGACGGCGGCCCTCAAGCGCCCGGTGACCGTGGCGAAGCTGCGGTTCAACCCCTTCACCTTCGGCGTGACGCTGGAGGGCTTCCGGGCGGCGGAGCGGAACGGGGAGGATTGGATCACCCTCCGCCGCCTCTACGTGGACCTGGACGTCTGGCGCCTCCTGGGCCGGACCGTGAGCCTGGGGGCCGTCGAGGTGGAGGGGCTCACCTTCCGCGCGGACCTGGATCCCAAGGGCCGCCTCAATTTCCAGGACCTGCTGGAGGGCGGCCCGGAGCCCGAGGCGCCCGCCGCGGCGCCGTCCTCCTGGGTCCTCCAGGTCCGCCGCTTCCGCATGGAGGAGGGCCGCATGGCCTTTTCCGATCGCTCCGCGGCGGAGCCCTTCCGCACGGTGCTCGGTCCCGTCACCTTCCGCCTGGAGAACCTGCGGACGGAGGTGGGCCACCGCAGCGGCGTGTCGCTGGAGGCCTGGACCGAAGCGAAGGAGCACCTCGCCTGGAAGGGGGACCTCGGATTCCAGCCCTTCGCGTCCGCGGGCAACATCCTTGTGGAGAACCTCTCCCTGCCCAAGTACCGCCCCTACCAGGAAGGGCAGGTCGCCGCCGAGATCCGCAGCGGGCTGGCCACGGTACGGACCCAGTACCGCGTGGAGTGGGGCGGAGGACGCCGGGTCGTGGAACTGGCGGAGCTCGGCCTCACGGTGCGCGACCTGAAGGTGGCGGAGCGGGGCGCCGCCGAACCCGCCGTGGAAGTGCCACTGCTGGAAATCCGGGAGGGCCGTGCCGATCTGATGGCCCCGTCGGTGGAAGTGGGCTCCATCACCGCGGCCCAGGGCATCCTGCGGATCCAGGCGGCCAAGGATGGAAGCCTGAACCTGGCCCGGCTGGCGGCCGCGCCCAAGCCCAAGGCGGCCCCTGAAAAGGAAGCCAAGCCCCTCAAACTGCTCGTCCGGGACCTGGCGCTGGCGGGCTTCCGGGTGGGCTGGGAGGACCGCGGTCCAGCCCGTCCCGTGAAGGTGGAAGCCACCGATCTGAACCTGCGCTGGCGCGGCCTCTCGCTGGATCCCGCGGCTTCCAGCGACGCCTCCCTGGATCTGAAGCTGGGGAGCGGGACCTTGAAGGCCGAAGGGAGCCTGGCGCCCCTCCGCGCCACGGGCGACCTGCGGGTGAAGGCGGAGGGCCTGGACCTGGCCCCCTTCGATTCCTACCTGGACCCGGCGCTGGATCTGCGTCTCGCCTCCGGGAGCCTGGCTGCCGACGGCCGCGTGCGCTTCGCGTTCGAGGGCCGCCGGTCGGACGGCGTGATCTATCAGGGAGGCGCTTTGGTCCAGGGCCTGGACGTGCGCGATGCCCAGCGGGGCGAGACCTTCCTGCGGTGGAAGCGGCTGAACGTCGCCGGGGCGGACCTCCGCACCGCGCCCCTGGCCGTGGCGATCCGGAGCGTGGAATGGACGGCGCCGGAGGGGCGCCTGGTGATGGAAGCGGACGGCAGCACCAATGTGGCCCGCGCCCTGCGCCTCGCGCCCGAAGGCAAGCCCGCGGCCCTTCCCGCGGCGGTGGTTCCGCCCACGCCCGCGGCGGCGCCCGATGTCGCCATCGCGAAGCTGGCGATCACCGGCGGCCGCCTCAGTTTCATCGACCGCTCCGTCCGGCCGGCGGCGGCCCTGTCCATCCGCGACCTCGAAGGCAGCTACCTGGGCCTGTCGGGCCGGCCCGACGCGGTCTCGCAGGTGGCCTTCAAGGGCCGCGCGGGCGGCCTCGCGCCCATCACCATCACGGGCAAGGCCATGCCCCTGCGCCACGACCTGGACACCGACGTGGCCCTGCGGATCCAGGGCGCCGACCTGACGGATTTCACGCCCTACACCGGGAAGTACCTGGGCTACACCGTGCAGAAGGGCAAGCTGGACGTGGAGGCGCGGCTGCGCATCGACCACCGGAACCTGAAGGCCGAGAACGCCGTGAAGCTGGACCAGTTCTACCTCGGCGAGAAGGTGGACAGCCCCGACGCCACGGGTCTACCGGTGAGGCTTGGGCTGGCCATCCTGCGCGACCGCAAGGGGCTCATCGCCTTCGACCTGCCGGTGGAGGGCAGCCTGGACGATCCCGACGTGAAGTACGGAAGGCTGGTGTGGAAGGCCATCTTCAACCTGCTGGGGAAGATCGCGACGTCGCCGTTCACCCTGATCGGCAGCCTGTTCGGCAGCGACGCGGGGGACCTGAGCGCTTTGGCCTTCGCGCCGGGTTCCAGCGCCCTGGATGCGGCGGCCACCGCCAAACTCCAGGCCCTGGCGCGGGCGCTCCAGGAGCGGCCGGAACTGCGGCTGGAGGCGGAGGGCGCCGTGGACGAAGCCGCCGACGGCGGGGCGCTCCGGCGGGCGGCCCTGGAAGCGCTGCTGCGGCGGACGCGGAACGGCGCGCTGGGCCAGGCCGAGAAGGAGCCGATTCCTCCCGCGGAGCGGGAACGCTGGATCCGGGCCGCCTACCAGGCTGCCTTTCCCGCGACGAAGGGCGTCCCGGCGCCTCCCCTTCCACCTGCCCCGGAGATGGAGCAGCGCCTGCTGGAGGGACTGAACCCCGGCCCCGACGAACTGGCCCTGCTGGCGGACGTACGGGCGAAGCGCGCGATCGGATGGCTGCTCGATACCGCCCAGGCCGATCCCGCGCGGATCTTCCAGGTGCGGACGGGCCAGGCGAAGGGCGCGGCCGTGGCTTTCAGCCTGAAGTGA
- a CDS encoding heparan-alpha-glucosaminide N-acetyltransferase domain-containing protein translates to MPAWSDLTPSKRCDWIDQLRGWAVIVMIEVHVVNVWLHSGLRPEWLNYLNGLVAPSFTMAAGYSLAISTFRTDGTLRPFWPDTARRLGFILLCAYALHAPGLTAADWTVLNTPQQARELFKVDVLQCIVFSLLILQALARLVRHPLLFTAVALAVAVFVPLVSPYLWATGVADGLWLPIRGLFNGNPDRGVQALFPLFPWLAFPAFGAFLGGLYRHLRVVSSEGRARWSELRFLSALAILGAVLLAWGQAAQESWLWGGRWIQQNGVWMLHGRAGAFTYAELGNIANTTLPSVAARLGWILMGGAALGAVELIRPRWSGANPIKAASNESLLLYMLHLNLLFGVLLAAPVIALTGWGWGSLGWPGTLLLTAAIIGLNLWAGVAWQGVRETPEFMRKLQRGGVALLGGWFLLGGWWTVRHFLRSPELAKEPYAFLNAARARKGLPPTPDGLCRDPEEYFREAERRNKRLSPEARAEVARQILARSR, encoded by the coding sequence ATGCCCGCCTGGAGCGACCTCACGCCCTCGAAGCGCTGCGACTGGATCGACCAGCTGCGGGGCTGGGCGGTGATCGTGATGATCGAAGTCCACGTGGTGAACGTGTGGCTGCACTCGGGCCTGCGGCCGGAGTGGCTGAACTACCTCAACGGGCTGGTGGCGCCCAGCTTCACCATGGCGGCCGGCTACAGCCTGGCGATCTCCACCTTCCGCACCGACGGCACCCTGCGGCCCTTCTGGCCCGACACGGCGCGGCGCCTGGGTTTCATCCTGCTGTGCGCCTACGCCCTGCACGCCCCGGGCCTCACCGCCGCGGACTGGACGGTGCTGAACACCCCCCAGCAGGCCCGGGAACTGTTCAAGGTCGACGTGCTCCAGTGCATCGTGTTCTCGCTGCTCATCCTCCAGGCCCTGGCGCGGCTGGTGCGGCATCCCCTGCTGTTCACCGCCGTGGCCCTGGCCGTCGCGGTGTTCGTGCCGCTGGTCTCTCCCTACCTGTGGGCGACGGGCGTGGCCGACGGGCTGTGGCTCCCGATCCGCGGGCTGTTCAACGGGAATCCGGACCGGGGCGTCCAAGCCCTGTTCCCGCTGTTCCCCTGGCTGGCCTTCCCCGCCTTCGGGGCCTTCCTGGGCGGGCTGTACCGCCACCTCCGGGTGGTCTCCTCCGAGGGCCGCGCCCGGTGGAGCGAACTGCGCTTCCTCTCCGCCCTGGCGATCCTGGGCGCCGTGCTGCTCGCCTGGGGACAGGCGGCGCAGGAATCCTGGCTGTGGGGCGGCCGGTGGATCCAGCAGAACGGCGTGTGGATGCTCCACGGCCGCGCGGGCGCCTTCACCTACGCCGAGCTGGGGAACATCGCCAACACCACCCTGCCCAGCGTCGCCGCGCGGCTGGGCTGGATCCTGATGGGAGGCGCCGCCCTGGGCGCGGTGGAGCTGATCCGGCCCCGCTGGAGCGGAGCCAATCCCATCAAGGCCGCGAGCAACGAATCGCTGCTGCTCTACATGCTCCACCTCAACCTGCTGTTCGGCGTCCTGCTGGCCGCCCCCGTCATCGCCCTCACCGGCTGGGGCTGGGGGAGCCTGGGCTGGCCCGGCACCCTCCTGCTGACGGCCGCAATCATCGGCCTGAACCTGTGGGCGGGCGTGGCTTGGCAGGGAGTGCGGGAGACGCCGGAGTTCATGCGGAAGCTCCAGCGGGGGGGCGTGGCCCTGCTCGGCGGCTGGTTCCTGCTGGGCGGGTGGTGGACCGTCCGCCACTTCCTCCGCAGCCCCGAGCTGGCGAAGGAACCCTACGCCTTCCTCAACGCCGCCCGCGCGCGGAAGGGCCTCCCGCCCACGCCGGACGGCCTCTGCCGAGATCCGGAGGAGTATTTCCGCGAGGCCGAGCGGCGAAACAAGCGGCTGAGCCCCGAGGCCCGCGCGGAAGTGGCGCGCCAGATCCTGGCCAGAAGCCGGTAG
- a CDS encoding amino acid permease — MSNDPRPASQIFARKPLALLLEEAKGENRLRRILGPVQLTALGVGAIIGAGIFVATGAAAHNIAGPSLMLSYVVAGITCIFAALCYAEFASMVPVAGSAYTYAYATLGELFAWIIGWDLILEYGVSSAAVATGWSAYFQSAISKVGIHVPKLLSESPWKYDPATGHFATTGAAMNLPALIVVALVTAVLVKGIQESATFNAAMVAVKVAAVLFVIGVGAFFIDPANWHPFAPYGWTGLSFFGHHIAGQVDGGGAPLGTLAGAAIIFFAYIGFDSVSTHTEEAKNPQRDVPIGIIVSLVLCTVLYIAVVGVLTGMVRYDQLDINAPVSLAFKQKGLGWAEGLIAAAGVAGITSVLLVMMLSGPRVFLAMARDGLLPKSTFADVHPKFRTPWKSTILIGVFVGSLAGFLPIDALLHLANIGTLLAFVIVCTAVLIMRKKHPEAERPFRCPWVPFVPVMGVLTCLLLMFSLPVANWWRLFAWLAIGFVIYFAYGRKHSVMRRQGV, encoded by the coding sequence ATGTCGAACGACCCGCGTCCCGCGTCCCAGATCTTCGCGCGCAAGCCCCTGGCCCTTCTCCTGGAAGAGGCCAAGGGCGAGAACCGCCTCCGCCGCATCCTCGGGCCCGTGCAGCTCACCGCCCTGGGCGTGGGCGCCATCATCGGCGCGGGGATCTTCGTGGCCACGGGCGCCGCGGCCCACAACATCGCGGGGCCGTCGCTGATGCTGTCCTACGTCGTGGCGGGGATCACCTGCATCTTCGCGGCCCTGTGCTACGCCGAGTTCGCCTCCATGGTGCCGGTGGCGGGCTCCGCCTATACCTACGCCTACGCCACCCTCGGCGAGCTGTTCGCCTGGATCATCGGATGGGACCTCATCCTCGAATACGGCGTGTCCAGCGCGGCCGTGGCCACGGGCTGGTCCGCCTACTTCCAGAGCGCCATCAGCAAAGTGGGGATCCACGTCCCGAAGCTGCTGAGCGAATCGCCGTGGAAGTACGATCCCGCCACCGGCCACTTCGCCACCACGGGAGCTGCCATGAACCTGCCCGCGCTGATCGTGGTGGCGCTGGTCACGGCGGTGCTCGTGAAGGGAATCCAGGAGAGCGCCACCTTCAACGCCGCGATGGTGGCCGTCAAGGTGGCCGCGGTGCTGTTCGTGATCGGCGTGGGCGCGTTCTTCATCGACCCCGCCAACTGGCATCCCTTCGCGCCCTACGGCTGGACGGGACTCAGCTTCTTCGGCCACCACATCGCCGGCCAGGTGGACGGCGGCGGCGCGCCCCTGGGCACCCTGGCGGGCGCGGCGATCATCTTCTTCGCCTACATCGGGTTCGATTCGGTCTCCACCCACACCGAAGAGGCCAAGAACCCCCAGCGGGACGTGCCCATCGGGATCATCGTCTCCCTCGTGCTGTGCACGGTGCTCTACATCGCCGTGGTGGGCGTCCTGACGGGCATGGTGAGGTACGACCAGCTCGACATCAACGCGCCGGTCTCCCTGGCCTTCAAGCAGAAGGGCCTGGGCTGGGCGGAGGGCCTCATCGCCGCGGCCGGGGTGGCGGGGATCACCTCCGTCCTGCTGGTGATGATGCTCAGCGGCCCGCGCGTCTTCCTCGCCATGGCCCGGGACGGGCTGCTTCCCAAGTCCACCTTCGCCGACGTGCACCCCAAGTTCCGGACGCCGTGGAAATCCACCATCCTGATCGGCGTGTTCGTGGGATCCCTGGCGGGCTTCCTGCCCATCGACGCCCTGCTGCACCTCGCCAACATCGGCACCCTGCTGGCCTTCGTCATCGTCTGCACGGCGGTCCTGATCATGCGGAAGAAGCATCCCGAAGCGGAGCGCCCCTTCCGCTGCCCCTGGGTGCCCTTCGTCCCTGTCATGGGCGTCCTGACCTGCCTGCTGCTGATGTTCTCGCTCCCCGTGGCCAACTGGTGGCGCCTCTTCGCGTGGCTGGCCATCGGGTTCGTCATCTACTTCGCCTACGGCCGCAAGCACAGCGTCATGCGCCGGCAGGGCGTCTGA
- a CDS encoding ComF family protein: protein MSRLLRARADLVPCRGCLAPVGSGAEAGLCASCWDGLLPLSEVRCPRCALVHGEGPCPEPVEWDLGDALWDYRGGRPSLGPLLVPGVKRGERGWQAALLRRLARADLPRWVEDVDEVTSAPSGLVHRLARGIDFGAEAGRAVAARIARPWRSLLTKGWTVGRQAVRTESQRRRLPRKAVALRSGAAPSGIVLLVDDVWTTGTTLLRCAQALKEGGAAEVRVLALFRAL from the coding sequence ATGTCCCGCCTCCTCCGGGCCCGGGCCGATCTGGTCCCCTGCCGCGGCTGCCTGGCCCCCGTCGGATCCGGCGCGGAAGCCGGCCTGTGCGCCTCCTGCTGGGACGGACTGCTGCCCTTGTCCGAAGTTCGCTGCCCCCGATGCGCGCTGGTCCACGGAGAGGGACCCTGCCCCGAGCCGGTGGAATGGGATCTCGGCGACGCCCTGTGGGACTACCGCGGCGGGCGCCCCTCCCTGGGACCGCTGCTGGTGCCGGGGGTCAAGCGCGGCGAGCGGGGCTGGCAGGCGGCCCTGCTCCGGCGCCTGGCGCGGGCCGACCTGCCCCGTTGGGTCGAGGACGTGGACGAGGTGACGTCCGCGCCGTCGGGACTCGTCCATCGTCTGGCGCGGGGAATCGATTTCGGCGCCGAAGCCGGAAGGGCTGTCGCCGCGCGGATCGCCCGGCCCTGGCGGTCGCTCCTCACCAAGGGCTGGACCGTGGGTCGTCAGGCCGTGCGCACCGAAAGCCAGCGGCGGCGCCTGCCGCGGAAGGCCGTCGCCCTCCGGTCCGGCGCGGCGCCCTCGGGGATCGTGCTCCTGGTGGATGACGTCTGGACCACGGGCACCACCCTCCTCCGCTGCGCCCAGGCGCTGAAGGAAGGCGGCGCGGCGGAGGTGCGGGTGCTGGCCCTGTTCAGGGCGCTGTGA